A region of Streptomyces paludis DNA encodes the following proteins:
- a CDS encoding ATP-binding cassette domain-containing protein: protein MVHVTATPVLALRGVSKRFGAVQALTDVELEVHPGEVVALVGDNGAGKSTLVKTIAGVHPIDDGVIEWEGRPVSIGRPHDAQDLGIATVYQDLALCDNLDVVGNLYLGRELRAWGVLNEVEMERRSRELLTTLSIRIPSVRIPIASLSGGQRQTVAIARSMLGDPKLVILDEPTAALGVEQTAQVLDLVERLRERGLAVLLISHNMADVKAVADKVAVLRLGSNNGVFEVAHTTQEEIIAAITGATENAVTRRASRTVEVQK from the coding sequence ATGGTTCACGTGACCGCTACGCCCGTGCTGGCGTTGCGAGGGGTCTCCAAGCGATTCGGTGCCGTCCAGGCGCTCACCGATGTGGAGCTTGAGGTCCATCCCGGCGAGGTGGTCGCCCTGGTGGGCGACAACGGAGCCGGTAAATCCACCCTGGTGAAGACCATCGCCGGGGTGCACCCCATCGACGACGGAGTCATCGAGTGGGAAGGCAGGCCCGTCTCGATCGGCCGCCCCCACGACGCCCAGGACCTGGGCATCGCGACCGTCTACCAGGACCTCGCGCTCTGCGACAACCTCGATGTCGTCGGAAACCTCTATCTCGGCCGCGAGCTGCGCGCCTGGGGCGTCCTCAACGAGGTGGAGATGGAGCGCCGTTCACGCGAGCTGCTCACCACCCTGTCGATCCGGATCCCCAGCGTCCGTATCCCGATCGCCTCGCTCTCCGGCGGCCAGCGCCAGACCGTGGCCATCGCCCGGTCCATGCTCGGCGACCCCAAGCTCGTCATCCTCGACGAGCCGACGGCGGCCCTCGGGGTCGAGCAGACCGCCCAGGTGCTCGACCTGGTCGAGCGGCTGCGGGAGCGCGGTCTCGCCGTCCTCCTCATCAGCCACAACATGGCCGACGTCAAGGCCGTCGCCGACAAGGTGGCGGTGCTCAGACTCGGCAGCAACAACGGTGTGTTCGAGGTCGCGCACACCACGCAGGAAGAGATCATCGCCGCCATCACCGGGGCCACGGAGAACGCCGTGACCCGCCGCGCGTCGCGCACTGTGGAGGTTCAGAAGTGA
- a CDS encoding sugar ABC transporter permease — protein sequence MSTDNPSTPLGKDAGTAPATTADAAPGAPAAAEPAAAGSVTVVDPRLLVREQGLAGYVTEFGRKIRGGDLGSLPVVVGLIIIWAIFQSLNSNFLTAHNLSDISVAMVGTGMIAVGIVFVLLLGEIDLSVGSVSGVSGAIVAVLSVTHGVNEWLALLVAILSGTVIGAVHGFFFAKVGAPAFAVTLAGLLFWSGFMLRILGDNGTINLDSDGVVAHLTSYYFTDVAAAYGLAAVAVAAYFLTSFLENRRREAVGVPSTPLNEIVLRTALLAVVAFAVAVLYNQYKGLPLAVVIFLAMLVITDFVLRRTSYGRKVFALGGSVEASRRAGINVTMIRISVFAIAGTFAAVGGLFIASKIASANQSAGGGDLLMNAIAAAVIGGTSLFGGRGRTWSALLGVLVIVSIQYGLALQGIASAVQFMITGAVLLATVVIDAVTRKTQKTAGRA from the coding sequence GTGAGTACGGACAACCCCTCCACGCCGCTCGGCAAGGACGCCGGCACCGCGCCCGCGACGACAGCCGACGCCGCGCCCGGCGCGCCCGCGGCGGCCGAGCCCGCCGCGGCCGGCTCCGTCACCGTGGTCGACCCCCGGCTCCTCGTGCGCGAACAGGGCCTCGCCGGCTATGTGACCGAGTTCGGGCGCAAGATACGCGGTGGTGACCTCGGCTCCCTGCCGGTCGTCGTCGGTCTGATCATCATCTGGGCGATCTTCCAGAGCCTCAACTCGAACTTCCTCACCGCGCACAACCTCTCCGACATCTCCGTGGCCATGGTCGGTACGGGCATGATCGCGGTCGGTATCGTCTTCGTCCTGCTGCTCGGCGAGATCGATCTCTCGGTCGGCTCGGTCAGCGGCGTGTCCGGCGCCATCGTCGCCGTGCTGAGCGTCACCCACGGTGTGAACGAGTGGCTGGCCCTGCTCGTCGCCATCCTCAGCGGTACGGTCATCGGCGCGGTCCACGGCTTCTTCTTCGCCAAGGTCGGCGCGCCCGCCTTCGCCGTCACCCTGGCCGGACTGCTGTTCTGGTCCGGCTTCATGCTCCGGATCCTCGGCGACAACGGCACGATCAACCTGGACTCCGACGGCGTGGTCGCCCATCTGACCAGCTACTACTTCACCGATGTGGCCGCCGCCTACGGGCTCGCCGCCGTCGCGGTCGCGGCGTACTTCCTCACCTCGTTCCTGGAGAACCGGCGCCGCGAGGCGGTCGGTGTGCCGTCCACCCCGCTCAACGAGATCGTGCTGCGCACGGCCCTGCTCGCGGTGGTCGCCTTCGCCGTCGCGGTCCTCTACAACCAGTACAAGGGCCTGCCGCTGGCGGTCGTGATCTTCCTCGCGATGCTGGTGATCACCGACTTCGTCCTGCGCCGCACCTCGTACGGGCGCAAGGTCTTCGCGCTCGGCGGCAGCGTCGAGGCGTCCCGCCGGGCCGGTATCAACGTCACCATGATCCGTATCTCGGTCTTCGCGATCGCCGGTACGTTCGCGGCCGTCGGCGGTCTCTTCATCGCCTCCAAGATCGCCTCCGCCAACCAGAGCGCCGGCGGCGGCGACCTGCTGATGAACGCCATCGCGGCGGCCGTCATCGGCGGTACGAGCCTCTTCGGCGGCCGGGGCCGCACCTGGAGCGCGCTCCTCGGTGTGCTGGTGATCGTCTCGATCCAGTACGGGCTCGCCCTCCAGGGCATCGCCTCGGCGGTCCAGTTCATGATCACCGGCGCGGTGCTGCTGGCCACCGTCGTCATCGACGCCGTGACCCGCAAGACCCAGAAGACCGCCGGCCGCGCCTGA
- the dxs gene encoding 1-deoxy-D-xylulose-5-phosphate synthase produces MLPLIKGPRDLDRLGPEQLEQLAGEIRSFLVTEVSKTGGHLGPNLGVVELTIALHRVFESPKDKVLWDTGHQSYVHKLLTGRQDFSRLKSRGGLSGYPSRAESAHDIIENSHASTVLGWADGLAKANEVRGKDDHVVAVIGDGALTGGMAWEALNNIADAKDRPLVIVVNDNERSYAPTIGGLANHLATLRTTDGYERFLARGKDILGRTPVVGKPLYETLHGAKKGLKDFIAPQGMFEDLGLKYVGPIDGHDLEALESALLRAKGFGGPVIVHCITEKGRGYQPALQDDADRFHAVGKIHPDTGLPIASSGVDWTSVFGEEMVKLGKERADIVAITAAMLQPVGLDRFAKAFPDRVYDVGIAEQHGAVSAAGLATGGVHPVFAVYATFLNRAFDQVLMDVALHRCGVTFVLDRAGITGTDGASHNGMWDMSILQCVPGLRIAAPRDADQVRAQLREAVAVEDAPTVVRFSKGAVGPAVPAVARIGGMDVLRRADEGTADVLLVSVGALAPMCLDIADLLGKQGITTTVVDPRWVKPVDEALAPLAEQHRVVVTVEDNSRAGGVGSAVSQALRDAGVDVPLRDFGIPSRFLDHASRAEVLTEIGLTAPDIARQVTGLVAKLDGRLAHSPTEAARD; encoded by the coding sequence TTGCTCCCCCTGATCAAGGGACCGCGCGATCTGGACCGGCTCGGACCGGAGCAGCTGGAGCAGCTGGCCGGGGAGATCCGGTCCTTTCTTGTGACGGAGGTCTCCAAGACCGGTGGCCACCTCGGCCCCAACCTCGGTGTCGTCGAGCTGACCATCGCCCTGCACCGTGTCTTCGAGTCCCCGAAGGACAAGGTCCTCTGGGACACGGGCCATCAGTCCTATGTGCACAAACTGCTCACCGGCCGTCAGGACTTCTCCCGGCTCAAGAGCAGGGGCGGCCTCTCCGGCTACCCGTCCCGTGCCGAGTCCGCGCACGACATCATCGAGAACTCCCACGCCTCGACGGTGCTCGGCTGGGCCGACGGCCTCGCCAAGGCCAACGAGGTCCGCGGCAAGGACGACCACGTCGTCGCCGTGATCGGGGACGGCGCGCTCACCGGCGGCATGGCCTGGGAGGCGCTCAACAACATCGCCGACGCCAAGGACCGCCCCCTCGTCATCGTCGTCAACGACAACGAGCGCTCCTACGCGCCCACCATCGGCGGCCTCGCGAACCACCTCGCCACCCTGCGCACCACCGACGGGTACGAACGCTTCCTGGCCCGCGGCAAGGACATCCTGGGCCGCACCCCCGTCGTCGGCAAGCCCCTCTACGAGACCCTGCACGGCGCCAAGAAGGGCCTCAAGGACTTCATCGCCCCGCAGGGCATGTTCGAGGACCTCGGCCTCAAGTACGTCGGCCCGATCGACGGCCACGACCTCGAAGCCCTGGAGTCCGCGCTGCTGCGCGCCAAGGGCTTCGGCGGCCCGGTCATCGTCCACTGCATCACGGAGAAGGGCCGCGGCTACCAGCCGGCCCTCCAGGACGACGCCGACCGCTTCCACGCCGTCGGCAAGATCCACCCCGACACCGGACTGCCGATCGCCTCCTCCGGCGTCGACTGGACCTCCGTCTTCGGCGAGGAGATGGTCAAGCTCGGCAAGGAGCGCGCCGACATCGTCGCCATCACCGCGGCCATGCTCCAGCCCGTCGGACTCGACAGGTTCGCCAAGGCGTTCCCCGACCGGGTCTACGACGTCGGGATCGCCGAGCAGCACGGCGCGGTCTCCGCCGCCGGTCTCGCCACCGGCGGAGTGCACCCCGTCTTCGCCGTCTACGCGACCTTCCTCAACCGGGCCTTCGACCAGGTCCTGATGGATGTCGCCCTGCACCGCTGCGGGGTGACCTTCGTCCTCGACCGGGCCGGTATCACCGGCACCGACGGCGCCTCCCACAACGGCATGTGGGACATGTCGATCCTCCAGTGCGTCCCCGGACTGCGGATCGCCGCACCCCGCGACGCCGACCAGGTCCGCGCCCAGCTGCGCGAGGCCGTCGCCGTCGAGGACGCCCCGACCGTGGTCCGCTTCTCCAAGGGCGCGGTCGGCCCCGCCGTACCCGCCGTCGCCCGGATCGGCGGCATGGACGTGCTGCGCAGGGCCGACGAGGGTACGGCGGACGTCCTGCTGGTCTCCGTCGGCGCGCTCGCCCCGATGTGCCTCGACATCGCCGACCTGCTCGGCAAACAGGGCATCACCACCACCGTCGTCGACCCCCGCTGGGTCAAACCCGTCGACGAGGCCCTCGCCCCGCTCGCCGAGCAGCACCGCGTCGTCGTCACCGTCGAGGACAACAGCCGTGCCGGCGGGGTCGGTTCCGCCGTCTCCCAGGCGCTGCGCGACGCCGGCGTCGACGTACCCCTGCGCGACTTCGGTATCCCGTCGCGCTTCCTCGACCACGCCTCGCGGGCCGAGGTCCTGACCGAGATCGGGCTGACCGCGCCGGACATCGCCCGCCAGGTCACCGGCCTGGTCGCGAAGCTGGACGGCCGGCTGGCGCACTCGCCCACCGAGGCCGCCCGGGACTGA
- a CDS encoding amino acid permease, translating into MSTQQAPGPAGNGVFRTKNIEQSIRDTEDPEHALRKSLSALDLTVFGVGVIIGTGIFVLTGVVARQTAGPATALAFVVAGVVCALAALCYAEFASTVPVAGSAYTFSYASLGELPAWIIGWDLVLELALGCAVVAVGWSGYVRSLMGNAGISMPDGLDGTHDGHFGFDLLAFLLVLVLTAILVVGMKLSSRITSVIVGIKLTVVLLVVIVGAFFIKSANYHPFVPPSEPRTGESGLSAPIIQLMAGFTPSDFGVMGIFTAAAVVFFAFIGFDIVATAAEETVHPQRDVPRGILGSLLICTVLYVAVSLVVTGMQHYTELTVDAPLADAFKAVGHPFWAGLISFGAAVGLTSVCMILLLGQTRVFFAMSRDGLLPRTFSRVHPKFGTPYRSTLLLGLVVAVVAGFTSIEELAELVNIGTLFAFVVVALGVIILRRTRPDLPRAFRTPLVPYVPAASVLASVWLMLNLPAETWLRFGVWMVLGFVVYFVYGRSHSRLGRS; encoded by the coding sequence TTGAGTACGCAGCAGGCCCCGGGACCGGCCGGAAACGGCGTCTTCCGCACCAAGAACATCGAGCAGTCGATCCGTGACACGGAGGATCCCGAGCACGCCCTCAGAAAGTCCCTCTCCGCCCTCGACCTGACGGTCTTCGGCGTCGGCGTGATCATCGGCACCGGCATCTTCGTCCTGACCGGCGTCGTCGCCCGGCAGACCGCGGGCCCGGCCACCGCCCTCGCCTTCGTCGTCGCCGGTGTCGTGTGCGCGCTGGCCGCCCTCTGCTACGCCGAGTTCGCCTCGACGGTGCCGGTCGCCGGCTCCGCCTACACCTTCTCGTACGCCTCGCTCGGCGAGCTGCCCGCCTGGATCATCGGCTGGGACCTCGTCCTGGAACTGGCGCTCGGCTGCGCGGTGGTGGCGGTCGGCTGGTCCGGCTATGTGCGCTCCCTCATGGGCAACGCGGGGATCAGCATGCCCGACGGACTCGACGGCACCCACGACGGGCACTTCGGCTTCGACCTGCTCGCCTTCCTCCTCGTCCTCGTCCTCACCGCGATCCTCGTCGTCGGGATGAAGCTCTCCTCCCGGATCACCTCGGTCATCGTGGGCATCAAGCTCACCGTCGTCCTGCTGGTCGTCATCGTCGGCGCGTTCTTCATCAAGAGCGCCAACTACCACCCGTTCGTCCCGCCGTCCGAGCCACGCACCGGCGAGAGCGGACTGAGCGCGCCGATCATCCAGCTCATGGCCGGATTCACCCCCAGCGACTTCGGTGTCATGGGCATCTTCACCGCCGCCGCCGTGGTCTTCTTCGCCTTCATCGGCTTCGACATCGTCGCGACCGCCGCCGAGGAGACCGTCCACCCGCAGCGCGACGTGCCGCGCGGCATCCTCGGCTCCCTCCTCATCTGCACCGTGCTCTACGTCGCCGTCTCCCTCGTCGTCACCGGGATGCAGCACTACACCGAACTGACGGTCGACGCCCCCCTCGCCGACGCGTTCAAAGCGGTCGGCCACCCCTTCTGGGCCGGACTGATCAGCTTCGGCGCCGCCGTCGGACTCACCTCGGTCTGCATGATCCTGCTGCTCGGCCAGACCCGGGTCTTCTTCGCGATGAGCCGTGACGGACTGCTGCCGAGGACCTTCTCCCGGGTCCACCCGAAGTTCGGCACGCCCTACCGCTCGACGCTTCTCCTCGGGCTGGTCGTGGCCGTCGTCGCGGGCTTCACCTCCATCGAGGAACTCGCCGAACTCGTCAACATCGGCACGCTGTTCGCGTTCGTCGTGGTCGCCCTCGGCGTCATCATCCTCCGCAGGACCCGCCCCGACCTGCCGCGCGCCTTCCGCACCCCGCTCGTGCCGTACGTACCGGCCGCGTCCGTCCTCGCGTCCGTGTGGCTGATGCTCAACCTGCCCGCCGAGACCTGGCTGCGCTTCGGCGTCTGGATGGTCCTCGGCTTCGTCGTCTACTTCGTCTACGGCCGCTCCCACAGCCGCCTGGGCCGGTCCTGA
- a CDS encoding NTP pyrophosphohydrolase, with protein MTQVIVDAANVVGSVPDGWWRDRRRATERLRDGLVPYAEEGLPGCPGPVEVVLVVEGAARGVAPVAGVRVEAAPGGGDDLIAELAARAAADGAPCVVVTADRELRGRVAAYGARCVGPRTVRPAS; from the coding sequence CTGACGCAAGTGATCGTCGACGCGGCGAATGTGGTGGGGTCCGTCCCGGACGGCTGGTGGCGGGACCGTCGCAGGGCCACCGAGCGGCTGCGGGACGGCCTCGTACCGTATGCCGAGGAGGGGTTGCCGGGGTGTCCGGGGCCCGTCGAGGTGGTGCTCGTGGTGGAGGGCGCGGCGCGGGGTGTGGCGCCGGTGGCGGGGGTACGGGTGGAGGCGGCGCCGGGCGGCGGCGACGATCTGATCGCGGAGCTGGCCGCGCGGGCGGCGGCCGACGGGGCGCCCTGTGTGGTCGTCACGGCCGACCGGGAGCTGCGGGGGCGGGTGGCGGCGTACGGCGCGCGGTGCGTCGGGCCCCGGACCGTACGCCCCGCCTCTTAG
- a CDS encoding 3-hydroxyacyl-CoA dehydrogenase NAD-binding domain-containing protein, whose translation MSTAELLRGAAELFPGEVVTQAHVRHLELPGGAGRFALITLDNGLDHTKPTTFGPQSLANLDAAIDQVEAEAAEGSIVGAGVTGKPFIFAVGADLKGVELLKRHEDALAIGRGGHEVFKRLAALAVPTFAYYNGAAMGGGVEIGLHCSYRTVSAAAAAFSLPEVFLGLVPGWGGCTLLPNLIGADRAVSVVIENSLSQNRQLKGAQVRELGIADALFEGADFLERSLVWTAGVLTGEITVERPEVDRGEAWDQAVARGRAFADSKVHGAAPAAYRALEIIEAAKDGDLQAGFDAEDTALADLIMGGELRSGIYAFNLVQRRAKRPAGAPDKALARPVSKVGVVGAGLMASQLALLFVRRLEVPVVLTDIDQERIDKGVGYVHAEIDKLLLKSRINQDKANRLKALVTGVLDKAEGFADADFVIEAVFEEMGVKQKVFAEVEAVAPAHAILATNTSSLSVSEMASKLKNPERVVGFHFFNPVAILPLLEIVRGERTDDASLATAFGVAKKLKKSAVLVKDAPAFVVNRILTRFMGEIQNVIDEGTPVEVAERAVEPLGLPMSPLVLLELVGPAIGLHVSQTLHGAFPERFTVSENLAAVVAAGKRGFYVYDSGKPELDPEVAALLKQGDTVLTEEQTRDRVLDAVAREIGLMLDEGVVAEAQDIDLCLLTGAGWPFHLGGITPYLDRAGVSERVNGKRFLAAGVASVPE comes from the coding sequence GTGAGCACAGCGGAACTCCTGAGGGGCGCGGCCGAGCTGTTCCCCGGTGAAGTGGTCACACAGGCGCATGTGCGCCATCTCGAACTGCCGGGCGGTGCCGGGCGGTTCGCGCTGATCACACTGGACAACGGTCTCGACCACACCAAGCCGACGACGTTCGGCCCGCAGTCGCTGGCGAATCTGGACGCGGCGATCGACCAGGTCGAGGCGGAGGCCGCGGAGGGCTCGATCGTCGGCGCGGGGGTGACGGGCAAGCCGTTCATCTTCGCCGTGGGCGCCGACCTCAAGGGTGTGGAGCTGCTGAAGCGCCACGAGGACGCGCTGGCCATCGGCCGGGGCGGCCACGAGGTGTTCAAGCGGCTGGCGGCGCTGGCGGTGCCGACGTTCGCGTACTACAACGGCGCCGCGATGGGCGGCGGTGTCGAGATCGGGCTGCACTGCTCGTACCGTACGGTGTCGGCCGCGGCGGCGGCGTTCTCGCTGCCCGAGGTCTTCCTCGGGCTCGTGCCGGGCTGGGGCGGCTGCACCCTGCTGCCGAATCTGATCGGCGCGGACCGGGCGGTCTCGGTGGTCATCGAGAACTCGCTCAGCCAGAACCGTCAGCTCAAGGGCGCCCAGGTGCGTGAACTGGGCATCGCCGACGCGCTGTTCGAGGGCGCGGACTTCCTGGAGCGCTCGCTGGTCTGGACGGCGGGCGTGCTGACGGGCGAGATCACCGTGGAGCGGCCCGAGGTCGACCGGGGCGAGGCGTGGGACCAGGCCGTGGCCCGGGGCCGGGCCTTCGCGGACTCCAAGGTGCACGGCGCCGCGCCGGCCGCGTACCGCGCGCTGGAGATCATCGAGGCGGCCAAGGACGGCGATCTCCAGGCCGGGTTCGACGCCGAGGACACGGCGCTGGCCGATCTGATCATGGGCGGCGAACTGCGGTCCGGCATCTACGCGTTCAATCTGGTGCAGCGGCGTGCCAAGCGGCCGGCCGGGGCTCCGGACAAGGCGCTGGCCCGGCCCGTCAGCAAGGTGGGGGTCGTCGGCGCGGGGCTGATGGCCTCGCAGCTGGCGCTGCTGTTCGTCCGCCGTCTTGAGGTGCCGGTCGTGCTGACGGACATCGACCAGGAGCGGATCGACAAGGGGGTGGGCTATGTCCACGCCGAGATCGACAAGCTGCTGCTGAAGTCCCGTATCAACCAGGACAAGGCCAACCGCCTCAAGGCGCTGGTGACCGGGGTGCTGGACAAGGCCGAGGGCTTCGCGGACGCGGACTTCGTCATCGAGGCCGTCTTCGAGGAGATGGGCGTCAAGCAGAAGGTGTTCGCCGAGGTGGAGGCGGTCGCTCCGGCGCACGCGATCCTCGCCACCAACACCTCGTCGCTGTCGGTCTCCGAGATGGCGTCGAAGCTGAAGAACCCCGAGCGGGTCGTCGGCTTCCACTTCTTCAACCCGGTCGCGATCCTGCCGCTGCTGGAGATCGTGCGCGGCGAGCGGACCGACGACGCGTCGCTGGCGACCGCGTTCGGTGTGGCGAAGAAGCTCAAGAAGTCGGCCGTGCTGGTGAAGGACGCCCCGGCGTTCGTCGTCAACCGCATCCTGACCCGCTTCATGGGCGAGATCCAGAACGTCATCGACGAGGGCACCCCGGTCGAGGTCGCGGAGCGCGCGGTGGAGCCGCTGGGGCTGCCGATGTCGCCGCTGGTGCTGCTGGAGCTGGTCGGTCCGGCGATCGGGCTGCATGTGTCGCAGACGCTGCACGGCGCGTTCCCCGAGCGGTTCACCGTCTCGGAGAATCTGGCGGCGGTCGTCGCGGCCGGCAAGCGGGGGTTCTACGTGTACGACTCCGGAAAGCCGGAGCTGGACCCGGAGGTCGCCGCGCTGCTGAAGCAGGGCGACACCGTACTGACCGAGGAGCAGACCCGGGACCGGGTGCTGGACGCGGTGGCGCGGGAGATCGGGCTGATGCTCGACGAGGGCGTTGTCGCGGAGGCGCAGGACATCGACCTGTGCCTGCTGACGGGGGCGGGCTGGCCCTTCCACCTGGGCGGCATCACGCCGTACCTGGACCGGGCGGGGGTCTCGGAGCGGGTGAACGGGAAGCGGTTCCTGGCGGCGGGTGTGGCCAGCGTGCCGGAGTAG
- a CDS encoding thiolase family protein has product MPRTVRDVVFVDGVRTPFGKAGPKGVYHETRADDLVVKAIRELLRRNPDLDPARIDEVAIAATTQIGDQGLTLGRTAGILAGLPQSVPGYSIDRMCAGALTAVTTTAGSIAFGAYDVVVAGGVEHMGRHPMGEGVDPNPRFVSEKLVDEAALFMGMTAENLHDRFPHLTKARADEYAVRSQEKAAKAYANGRIQQDLVPISVRRTNADVGETGWGLVTADEPMRPGTTREMLAGLKTPFRPHGRVTAGNAAGLNDGATASLIAAEDFAREQGLPVRMRLVSYAFAGVEPEVMGYGPIPATEKALAKAGLSIGDIGLFEINEAFAVQVLAFLDHYGIADDDARVNQYGGAIAFGHPLASSGVRLMTQLARQFEEQPQVRYGVTTMCVGFGMGATVIWENPHFDGGDK; this is encoded by the coding sequence GTGCCTCGTACCGTCAGGGATGTCGTCTTTGTCGACGGCGTCCGCACCCCGTTCGGCAAGGCGGGCCCGAAGGGCGTCTATCACGAGACCCGGGCCGACGACCTCGTCGTGAAGGCGATCCGGGAGCTGCTGCGCCGCAACCCGGACCTCGATCCCGCGCGGATCGACGAGGTCGCCATCGCGGCGACCACGCAGATCGGTGACCAGGGGCTGACGCTCGGGCGGACCGCGGGGATTCTCGCGGGGCTGCCGCAGTCCGTGCCCGGGTACTCGATCGACCGCATGTGCGCCGGCGCGCTGACCGCCGTCACCACGACCGCGGGCTCGATCGCCTTCGGCGCGTACGACGTGGTGGTCGCCGGGGGCGTCGAGCACATGGGCCGGCACCCGATGGGCGAGGGCGTCGACCCGAACCCGCGCTTCGTGTCGGAGAAGCTGGTCGACGAGGCCGCGCTGTTCATGGGCATGACGGCGGAGAATCTGCACGACCGGTTCCCCCACCTGACGAAGGCCCGCGCGGACGAGTACGCGGTGCGTTCGCAGGAGAAGGCGGCGAAGGCGTACGCGAACGGGAGGATCCAGCAGGATCTGGTGCCGATCTCGGTCCGCCGGACCAACGCCGACGTGGGAGAGACCGGCTGGGGGCTGGTCACCGCCGACGAGCCGATGCGGCCCGGTACGACACGGGAGATGCTGGCCGGCCTCAAGACCCCGTTCCGGCCGCACGGCCGGGTCACCGCGGGCAACGCGGCGGGGCTCAACGACGGCGCGACCGCCTCGCTGATCGCCGCCGAGGACTTCGCGCGCGAGCAGGGCCTGCCGGTGCGGATGCGGCTCGTCTCGTACGCCTTCGCGGGCGTGGAGCCCGAGGTGATGGGGTACGGGCCGATCCCGGCGACCGAGAAGGCGCTCGCCAAGGCGGGGCTCTCGATCGGGGACATCGGGCTCTTCGAGATCAACGAGGCGTTCGCGGTCCAGGTGCTGGCCTTCCTGGACCACTACGGGATCGCCGACGACGACGCGCGCGTCAACCAGTACGGCGGCGCCATCGCGTTCGGCCACCCGCTGGCCTCCTCGGGCGTACGGCTGATGACGCAGCTGGCGCGGCAGTTCGAGGAGCAGCCGCAGGTGCGCTACGGAGTGACCACCATGTGCGTGGGCTTCGGCATGGGCGCGACGGTCATCTGGGAGAACCCGCACTTCGACGGAGGCGACAAGTGA
- a CDS encoding ribonuclease D: MTDAQDTAAEPALRATGGPRHQPLLSQPPADVESAPIPLLEPREGIPPVVATEEALAEVIAAFAAGTGPVAVDAERASGYRYGQRAYLVQLRREGAGSALIDPVGCPDLSALGEVLADAEWILHAATQDLPCLREIGMTPTRLFDTELAGRLAGFPRVGLGAMVENVLGYALEKGHSAVDWSTRPLPEPWLRYAALDVELLIDLRDALEKELDRQGKLDWAHQEFDAIAAAPPAPPRKDPWRRTSGMHKVRRRRQMAAVRELWTTRDRVAQRRDVSPGKVLSDTAIIEASLAMPGDAQGLVGLPGFGRMGRRQLEQWQAAVDRAKGLPDGELPQPGQTVAGPPPPRSWADKDPEAAARLSAARTAVSALAERLNMPQENLITPDTVRRVCWEPPRERSVEAVAEALTGYGARPWQVEQVAPLLARAVAPAG, encoded by the coding sequence GTGACCGACGCCCAAGACACCGCAGCAGAGCCAGCACTGCGAGCTACCGGGGGCCCGCGGCACCAGCCGCTGTTGTCGCAGCCCCCGGCCGACGTCGAATCGGCGCCGATCCCCTTGCTGGAGCCCCGCGAGGGCATTCCGCCCGTGGTGGCCACCGAGGAGGCCCTCGCCGAGGTGATCGCGGCCTTCGCCGCCGGCACCGGACCCGTCGCCGTCGACGCCGAGCGCGCGTCCGGCTACCGGTACGGCCAGCGCGCCTACCTCGTCCAGCTGCGCCGCGAGGGCGCGGGCAGCGCGCTGATCGACCCGGTCGGCTGCCCCGACCTCTCCGCGCTCGGCGAGGTGCTCGCCGACGCCGAGTGGATCCTGCACGCCGCCACCCAGGACCTTCCGTGTCTGCGCGAAATAGGCATGACACCGACCCGGCTGTTCGACACCGAGCTGGCCGGCCGGCTCGCGGGCTTCCCCCGGGTCGGCCTCGGCGCCATGGTCGAGAACGTCCTCGGGTACGCCCTGGAGAAGGGGCACTCCGCCGTCGACTGGTCGACCCGGCCGCTCCCCGAGCCCTGGCTGCGGTACGCCGCGCTCGACGTCGAGCTGCTGATCGACCTGCGGGACGCGCTGGAGAAGGAGCTGGACCGGCAGGGCAAGCTCGACTGGGCCCACCAGGAGTTCGACGCCATCGCCGCCGCCCCGCCGGCGCCCCCGCGCAAGGACCCCTGGCGCCGTACCTCCGGGATGCACAAGGTGCGCCGCCGCCGTCAGATGGCCGCCGTACGCGAGCTGTGGACCACCCGCGACCGGGTCGCGCAGCGGCGCGACGTCTCCCCCGGCAAGGTGCTCAGCGACACCGCGATCATCGAGGCGTCCCTCGCCATGCCCGGCGACGCCCAGGGGCTCGTCGGGCTGCCCGGGTTCGGCCGGATGGGCAGACGCCAGCTCGAACAGTGGCAGGCGGCGGTCGACCGGGCGAAGGGCCTGCCCGACGGCGAGCTGCCCCAGCCCGGCCAGACCGTGGCCGGTCCGCCGCCGCCGCGCTCCTGGGCCGACAAGGACCCGGAGGCCGCGGCCCGGCTGTCGGCGGCGCGGACGGCCGTCTCGGCGCTGGCGGAACGGCTGAACATGCCGCAGGAGAATCTGATCACACCGGACACGGTGCGGCGGGTGTGCTGGGAGCCGCCGCGCGAGCGCTCGGTGGAGGCGGTGGCCGAGGCGCTGACGGGGTACGGGGCCCGGCCCTGGCAGGTGGAGCAGGTGGCGCCCCTGCTGGCCCGCGCGGTGGCGCCCGCCGGCTGA